Proteins encoded within one genomic window of Aspergillus nidulans FGSC A4 chromosome VII:
- a CDS encoding uncharacterized protein (transcript_id=CADANIAT00008079), protein MQLFAHLLRVATALLLPIGTVAQECSSRENYTARNQTEIDTITQNCTTIVGELGLVDWSGPLTLPNITRIRSIRVYSGDITAIELPALTYLGSDLLLTNLPSLRRVSLPELQHIEGLYVDLVGNAPELHIPRLTNASSIYLRGNFSDQSFHSLRNVEKKLDICNAVSCGYYSRMNAFTSMRLSFPSLERAGSLIVGGNVSSLSLPELTTLTCNDCDWVALHLKLYGSSRLPVNLPKLANTNGSLYIRGDIDSISLPSLREYNRELIMTPYEPLDITLPVERAEDFSFTGNVSSLTDFTRIYINSDLDFDCDALWKDLEQTSGPLNESSKEEYFQCSVGVSWQPGGSQAATAVAALGLGFVMGLLI, encoded by the exons ATGCAGTTGTTCGCGCACCTGCTGCGAGTGGCAACCGCTCTCCTACTACCAATTG GAACCGTCGCCCAGGAATGCTCAAGCCGCGAGAACTATACGGCTCGCAACCAGACAGAGATCGACACGATTACCCAAAACTGCACCACAATCGTGGGCGAGCTTGGTCTTGTTGACTGGTCTGGGCCGCTAACACTACCCAATATCACACGCATCAGGAGTATCCGAGTCTACTCTGGCGACATCACTGCCATTGAGCTCCCTGCTTTAACATACCTGGGTAGTGATCTGCTCCTCACGAACCTGCCTTCGCTGCGTAGAGTATCTTTGCCTGAATTACAGCATATCGAAGGACTCTACGTAGACCTCGTGGGCAATGCACCGGAGCTGCATATTCCAAGATTGACTAATGCATCGTCCATTTATCTACGAGGCAATTTTTCAGA TCAATCGTTTCATTCCTTGCGCAATGTTGAAAAGAAACTCGATATTTGTAACGCCGTCAGCTGCGGATACTATTCCCGTATGAACGCATTCACCTCAATGCGTCTCTCATTCCCGTCCCTTGAGCGTGCCGGTAGCCTCATAGTTGGCGGGAACGTGTCAAG CCTGTCACTGCCTGAACTCACCACCCTTACCTGCAATGATTGTGACTGGGTGGCGCTGCATCTGAAGCTCTACGGCTCCTCACGATTACCAGTCAACCTCCCCAAGCTCGCTAATACAAACGGATCTCTCTATATCCGAGGGGATATCGACTC AATATCCCTTCCCTCCCTGCGAGAATACAACCGCGAGCTCATTATGACTCCCTACGAGCCGCTAGATATAACTCTACCCGTGGAGCGAGCAGAGGATTTTTCGTTCACGGGTAATGTCTCGAG TTTAACGGATTTCACCCGTATATATATTAACTCAGATCTTGATTTCGACTGCGACGCGCTCTGGAAGGATCTCGAACAGACAAGCGGGCCGCTGAATGAGAGTAGCAAGGAGGAGTACTTTCAGTGTTCGGTGGGCGTGTCCTGGCAGCCAGGAGGCTCGCAGGCGGCCacagctgttgctgcgcTTGGTCTTGGTTTTGTTATGGGACTCTTAATATGA
- a CDS encoding putative C6 transcription factor (transcript_id=CADANIAT00008080) has translation MPRASTAAGARLRCRRACDSCKRRKQKCNGEQPCTICIQRRKEAECHFSDKPARLLRPGNDPKEAMLLSEHLVSTPQRRTAMDHLLNSLEDTSANLEQQVEEDKDGGAAPVPKVARLLRDGQGKFMYIGDSASLSFLQSVRRIVSQSIGRCEFTEDTSRHSMLEAFQSSSATQNGPLAQPPSNDEAQRLARQYVLATSPLLDLFDLEEFHPRLANWIGNPTGDEDTVSSIFYLVLAIGAQVSDTNQAQAERYFVSGRQLAFSAFTETPSLYTIQSYVLISMYMLGACRRNGAFMNLGIALRAAYAVGIHRRDANSLFTTRERRARERVWKSLRMMDLFLSASLGRPPATSDFDYDLREDEVSRKESHLPQDQVSTTVISLCRIFERVLTEVYMRQVVSINLAENISNQHRAWVRTLPTFLQLQRDRLESRTLEESLAAAHVFGSYYWSIILLTRPFLIFWVSQYVKSKKGSAGAPESRNGTSRLSLFADACVYSALRGLDIVEGLARYEALPRRLPFLINSVFNSAVVLGAAFFADYDNLLPLGEGMNKAERFLELFVPHDPHSCRFLQIIRYLRAAVSEYVGRRSRQWMERRSRQVEQLFGQVGPASADELSPTPDTIPSARRPGEIAAPSPLSPNKLPQADNPIPSQHPDLTTLAPHDSSIWDALCGTTTAGLPFDSAISTLTTTGIPVNFSPGGSMGMPLAGAGASASASRRAGAETGDGDGHTPLSDMILSDNGLLYMAEDLPVFGLWDET, from the coding sequence ATGCCTCGAGCcagtacagctgccggggcccGTCTCCGGTGCAGACGGGCGTGCGACAGctgcaagagaaggaagcaaAAATGCAACGGGGAACAACCCTGCACGATATGCATCCAGCGGCGCAAAGAAGCCGAATGCCACTTCTCGGACAAGCCTGCTCGATTACTCCGGCCCGGCAATGATCCTAAAGAAGCAATGTTACTCAGCGAGCATCTAGTCTCCACTCCACAGCGGCGCACGGCCATGGATCACCTGCTCAACTCACTCGAGGACACAAGCGCAAATCTAGAGCAACAAgttgaggaggataaggatggAGGAGCGGCACCTGTGCCGAAGGTCGCGCGATTGCTGCGGGATGGCCAGGGGAAGTTTATGTATATCGGGGACTCCGCCAGCTTGTCGTTTTTACAGAGTGTTCGGCGTATTGTGTCTCAATCGATCGGACGGTGCGAGTTCACGGAGGATACGTCGCGTCATTCAATGCTCGAGGCGTTCCAGAGCAGCTCAGCCACGCAGAATGGGCCGCTGGCTCAGCCTCCAAGTAATGATGAGGCGCAACGGCTCGCCCGTCAGTATGTTTTGGCTACCAGTCCGTTGCTCGATCTGTTTGACCTCGAGGAATTTCACCCGCGGCTCGCCAATTGGATTGGAAATCCGACGGGAGACGAGGACACGGTCAGCTCAATCTTCTATCTTGTCCTCGCCATTGGCGCCCAGGTATCCGACACCAACCAGGCTCAAGCGGAGCGATACTTTGTCAGCGGCCGGCAGCTGGCTTTCTCCGCTTTCACCGAGACTCCCAGCTTATACACGATCCAGTCCTATGTTCTGATATCCATGTATATGCTTGGTGCTTGTCGTCGAAATGGTGCCTTTATGAATCTAGGTATCGCGCTACGGGCTGCATATGCAGTGGGTATACACCGAAGAGATGCAAATTCTCTGTTCACCACGCGGGAAAGAAGGGCCCGGGAACGAGTGTGGAAGAGCCTTCGCATGATGGATCTTTTCCTCAGTGCATCCCTAGGACGTCCACCCGCCACGTCGGATTTCGACTATGACTTgcgcgaggatgaggttaGCCGAAAAGAATCACATCTTCCCCAAGACCAAGTATCTACCACTGTGATTTCGCTCTGTCGCATTTTCGAGCGAGTTCTCACCGAAGTGTACATGCGACAGGTGGTCTCGATTAACCTTGCCGAGAACATCTCTAATCAGCATCGAGCTTGGGTCAGGACTCTTCCCACATTCCTACAGTTACAAAGAGACCGATTGGAATCCAGAACGCTAGAGGAAAGCTTGGCTGCAGCGCATGTCTTCGGGTCGTACTACTGGTCGATCATTCTCTTGACCCGCCcatttctcatcttctgggTATCACAATATGTGAAAAGCAAGAAAGGCTCTGCCGGAGCCCCCGAATCCAGAAACGGTACATCCCGCCTATCATTATTCGCCGACGCCTGCGTCTACTCTGCCCTGCGCGGCCTCGACATCGTAGAGGGCCTCGCCCGATACGAAGCTCTCCCGCGCCGTCTTCCTTTCCTAATTAACTCCGTCTTCAACTCAGCAGTCGTGCTAGgcgccgccttcttcgccgactACGACAACCTCCTCCCGCTCGGAGAAGGCATGAACAAGGCCGAGAGATTCCTTGAACTGTTTGTCCCTCATGACCCGCACTCTTGCCGTTTCCTTCAGATTATCAGGTATCTCCGGGCTGCAGTATCCGAGTACGTGGGCCGCCGTAGTCGGCAATGGATGGAACGCCGCAGCAGACAGGTCGAACAGCTCTTCGGTCAAGTCGGGCCCGCTAGTGCAGATGAACTATCACCCACACCAGATACCATACCCTCTGCCCGCCGGCCAGGCGAAATCGCAGCCCCGTCCCCTCTATCCCCGAACAAGCTACCCCAAGCAGATAATCCCATCCCGTCGCAACATCCTGATTTAACAACCCTCGCGCCACATGACAGCAGCATCTGGGACGCGCTCTGTGGTACTACCACCGCCGGACTCCCATTCGATTCGGCTATCTCTACTCTCACCACAACGGGAATTCCCGTAAACTTCTCCCCGGGCGGCTCCATGGGTATGCCCTTGGCTGGTGCCGGAGCCTCGGCGTCAGCATCCCGGAGGGCAGGTGCTGAGAccggcgacggcgatggTCACACGCCGCTCTCCGATATGATCTTATCTGATAACGGGCTTCTCTACATGGCTGAGGATCTACCCGTATTCGGGCTTTGGGATGAGACGTAA
- a CDS encoding phosphosulfolactate synthase (transcript_id=CADANIAT00008081), with protein MLSPITRATALSSGKAQGSTFQRAAAPMMWSKGFSTTAPGSKKAAILLQDKSNGFGFARSNPRPKKPRSQGVTEIRGPYYTVMGKRYLADILETMGTHVDGLKFAGGSFSLFPEKPLRELIDLAHEHSVYVSTGGWAEHLLTHPDPTSVFDKYLTKCEDLGFVMLNLVPFRVLTLHHRFDVIELSSGFLSIPEDDWLRLVDKVHSYGLKAKPELGIQFGAGGDTSAAGLESLGTSDPGKLVNLGRKFLDAGVERLMIESEGITENVKSWRTDVVSKIMKELPPERVMFEAADPQVYTWYIREFGIDVNLFVDHSQIVQLSGLRHGIWGTADTFGRLVSFRAE; from the exons ATGCTGTCCCCCATAACTCGAGCCACTGCTCTTTCGTCGGGAAAGGCCCAGGGGTCGACTTTCCAGAGGGCTGCTGCACCGATGATGTGGTCCAAGGGCTTTTCAACCACTGCCCCTGGTTCCAAGAAAGCAGCTATCCTGCTTCAAGACAAGTCTAACGGGTTTGGATTTGCACGGTCAAATCCTCGACCAAAGAAGCCGCGATCACAGGGAGTAACTGAGATTAGAGGTCCTTATTACACA GTTATGGGTAAGAGATATCTTGCCGATATTCTCGAGAC GATGGGCACACATGTAGATGGACTCAAATTTGCCGGTggctctttctctctcttcccagAAAAGCCGCTGAGAGAATTAATCGACCTTGCACATGAACACAGCGTCTATGTCTCAACG GGCGGATGGGCCGAGCATCTCCTCACTCATCCAGACCCAACCTCAGTCTTTGACAAGTACCTCACCAAATGCGAAGACCTTGGGTTTGTCATGCTCAACCTTGTTCCATTCCGGGTTCTGACTTTGCACCACAGATTCGATGTTATTGAGCTTTCGTCCGGATTCCTCTCGATTCCTGAAGACGACTGGCTTCGTCTGGTCGATAAAGTTCATTCGTACGGCCTAAAGGCGAAACCCGAGCTAGGAATTCAGTTTGGGGCCGGCGGCGATACCTCGGCGGCTGGTCTCGAGTCACTCGGCACGTCCGACCCTGGAAAACTGGTGAACCTGGGACGGAAGTTCTTGGATGCGGGTGTGGAGCGTCTGATGATTGAGTCGGAGGGTATCACAGAGAACGTCAAGTCATGGAGGACGGACGTAGTGTCTAAGATCATGAAGGAGCTTCCGCCTGAACGGGTTAtgtttgaagcagcagatcCCCAAGTCTATACTTGGTACATTCGAGAGTTTGGCATCGACGTCAATCTGTTCGTCGATCATAGTCAAATTGTTCAGCTGTCTGGTTTGCGCCACGGCATTTGGGGCACTGCAGATACATTCGGACGGCTTGTGTCTTTTCGGGCTGAGTGA